The DNA segment CTGCCCCTGTAAAGTTTTGCCATCATGGAAAGGAGCACGAATTCATGTTCATTGAAAGCGCCGGCGCCCTGTCGAGCTTTTTAAGCACCGCTCTGGTGGTATTGCACTTTTGCTTTATCGTTGGGTTTTCGGTGCGTGTCATTTTAAAGCGCTCATCTGTGGGCGTTTCTCTGTCCTGGT comes from the Ketobacter sp. MCCC 1A13808 genome and includes:
- a CDS encoding PLDc N-terminal domain-containing protein, producing MFIESAGALSSFLSTALVVLHFCFIVGFSVRVILKRSSVGVSLSWLLLLTLLPYVGVVLYLLFGERYLGIRYRQRMALLLDSS